The Cystobacter fuscus DSM 2262 genome includes a window with the following:
- a CDS encoding YcaO-like family protein, with the protein MTPRAPKNFRAGTHRLLAPEETLERIRRFMPLMGITRIANVTGLDTLGLPVVMVYRPNSRSLAVSPGKGLDLISAKVSGLMESVEGYHAENIHLPLKLASHAELRFSHPLVDVTGLPRLSASLFHEHLRLLWVEGVELMEGRAVWVPFDLVHTCFTLPLPTGSGAFLMSSNGLASGNHVLEATSHALCEVVERDATTLWHLRDERARRGTRLVLDTVDDPACRDMLARYERAGVEAAVWETTTDVGLSAFLCRIAERTPDPLRPLPVTQGMGCHPARQVALLRALTEAAQSRLTLISGARDDVSLQRYEGIRDLDRTARALEHMRSEPQVRRFQDVPTFEGEFFDEDVAWSLERLRAAGLRQVVVVELTKRELGIPVVRVIIPGLEPLHDIPGYSPGARARRILQEARHS; encoded by the coding sequence ATGACCCCCCGCGCCCCCAAGAACTTCCGGGCCGGCACGCACCGGCTGCTGGCGCCGGAGGAGACCCTCGAGCGCATCCGCCGGTTCATGCCCCTCATGGGCATCACCCGCATCGCCAACGTCACCGGGCTCGACACCCTGGGCCTGCCGGTGGTGATGGTGTACCGGCCCAACTCGCGCTCACTGGCCGTGTCGCCCGGAAAGGGATTGGACCTGATCTCGGCCAAGGTCTCCGGGTTGATGGAGTCGGTGGAGGGCTACCACGCCGAGAACATCCACCTGCCGCTCAAGCTGGCCAGCCATGCCGAGCTGCGCTTCAGCCACCCGCTCGTGGACGTCACCGGCCTGCCGAGGCTGTCGGCCAGCCTCTTCCACGAGCACCTGCGCCTGCTCTGGGTGGAGGGCGTGGAGTTGATGGAGGGCCGTGCGGTGTGGGTGCCCTTCGATCTGGTCCACACCTGCTTCACCCTGCCCCTGCCCACGGGCAGCGGCGCGTTCCTCATGAGCTCCAATGGGCTGGCCTCCGGCAACCACGTGCTGGAGGCGACGAGCCACGCGCTGTGCGAGGTGGTGGAGCGCGACGCGACCACGCTCTGGCACCTGCGTGACGAACGGGCGCGGCGCGGCACCCGGCTCGTGCTGGACACGGTGGACGATCCGGCCTGCCGGGACATGCTCGCGCGCTACGAGCGGGCTGGTGTCGAGGCCGCCGTCTGGGAGACGACGACAGACGTGGGCCTCTCCGCCTTCCTGTGCCGCATCGCCGAGCGCACGCCGGATCCACTCCGTCCCCTGCCCGTCACCCAGGGCATGGGGTGTCACCCGGCACGACAGGTGGCCCTGCTGCGCGCGCTGACCGAGGCGGCGCAGAGCCGGCTGACGCTCATCTCCGGGGCGCGGGACGACGTGAGCCTCCAGCGCTACGAGGGCATCCGGGACCTGGACCGCACCGCGCGCGCCCTGGAGCACATGCGCTCCGAGCCCCAGGTCCGCCGCTTCCAGGACGTCCCCACCTTCGAGGGGGAGTTCTTCGATGAGGACGTGGCGTGGTCGCTGGAGCGGCTGCGCGCGGCGGGACTGCGCCAGGTGGTGGTGGTGGAACTCACGAAGCGGGAGCTGGGCATTCCCGTGGTGAGGGTGATCATCCCGGGGCTCGAGCCCCTGCACGACATTCCCGGCTACAGCCCGGGGGCGCGGGCCCGGCGCATCCTCCAGGAGGCACGGCACTCATGA
- a CDS encoding TfuA-like protein, translated as MRGRIYIFTGPTLSAQEGRAELDATFLPPVAQGDVYRAALGKPVAIGIIDGYFERVPAVWHKEILWAMSEGIHVFGAASMGALRAVELAPFGMEGVGTIFESFQRGELEDDDEVAVAHGSAEDGYRLLSEPLVNLRATLAAARAAGVVGPATSAVLERVARDLFYMERAWPTVLTRAARESVPSVELEALRAWLPRGRVDQKRQDALTLLRTLRARLDAGLAPKQVRYHFEHTDAWEEVRRRASRLPLGGAEGEDVVPESLLDELRLRADLPGAWRAALARALAVEQAARLGRTVDEEELRRTAEVFRAEHGLLSAKDFTRWRRTQRVEDLERFLEEESHVRWVETLCATDAMRHLPDHLRATGEYGPLLERARDKERVLAANGLEHPLLADAGMTEAELWRWFFEQRRGQPVPEDLDHHARDSGFADVDALRRAVLRERCYARLR; from the coding sequence ATGAGAGGCCGCATCTACATCTTCACCGGGCCCACGCTGTCGGCCCAGGAGGGCCGGGCCGAGCTGGATGCCACCTTCCTGCCTCCGGTGGCCCAGGGGGACGTGTACCGCGCCGCGCTCGGCAAACCGGTGGCCATCGGCATCATCGATGGGTACTTCGAGCGTGTGCCCGCGGTGTGGCACAAGGAAATCCTGTGGGCCATGTCCGAGGGGATCCACGTCTTCGGCGCCGCCAGCATGGGGGCGCTGCGCGCGGTGGAACTCGCGCCCTTCGGCATGGAAGGGGTGGGCACCATCTTCGAGTCCTTCCAGCGCGGAGAGCTGGAGGACGACGACGAGGTGGCCGTGGCGCATGGCTCCGCCGAGGACGGCTACCGGCTGTTGTCCGAGCCCCTGGTGAACCTCCGCGCCACGCTGGCGGCGGCACGCGCCGCGGGGGTGGTGGGCCCGGCGACGAGTGCCGTGCTGGAGCGCGTGGCCCGGGACCTCTTCTACATGGAGCGCGCGTGGCCCACGGTGCTGACGCGGGCGGCGCGCGAGAGCGTGCCCTCCGTGGAACTGGAGGCCCTGCGTGCCTGGCTGCCCCGGGGCCGGGTGGACCAGAAGCGCCAGGATGCGCTGACCCTGCTGCGCACCCTTCGGGCCCGGCTTGACGCGGGGCTCGCACCGAAGCAGGTCCGCTACCACTTCGAGCACACCGATGCCTGGGAGGAAGTCCGGCGGCGCGCGAGCCGGCTGCCGCTCGGAGGAGCCGAGGGGGAAGACGTGGTGCCGGAGTCCCTGCTCGATGAGCTGCGGCTGCGCGCCGACCTTCCAGGGGCCTGGCGCGCGGCGCTCGCCCGGGCGCTGGCGGTGGAGCAGGCCGCGCGCCTCGGCAGGACCGTGGACGAGGAGGAATTGCGGCGCACCGCCGAGGTCTTCCGCGCCGAGCACGGGCTGTTGTCCGCCAAGGACTTCACGCGCTGGCGGCGGACGCAGCGCGTCGAGGACCTCGAGCGCTTCCTCGAGGAGGAGTCGCACGTGCGTTGGGTGGAGACGCTGTGCGCCACGGACGCAATGCGCCACCTGCCGGACCACCTGCGGGCCACGGGTGAGTATGGCCCCTTGTTGGAGCGGGCCCGGGACAAGGAGCGGGTGCTCGCCGCCAACGGGCTGGAGCACCCTCTGCTCGCGGATGCCGGGATGACCGAGGCGGAGCTGTGGCGGTGGTTCTTCGAGCAGCGGCGGGGACAGCCCGTGCCCGAGGATCTCGACCACCATGCGCGCGACAGTGGCTTCGCCGACGTGGACGCGCTGCGCCGGGCCGTGCTGCGCGAGCGCTGCTATGCCCGCCTCCGCTGA
- a CDS encoding serine hydrolase: MFNLRSRLLSALTLASVTFSTACGPAEPTTDTDAPAEGLAWREDAALAESLNTTPTAAWWYYGQTPEQLSALVSANDARIISLQVEQASPLRFTVSLVKNTGTHAKGWWWYYGLTASQLSSYLSTNNARIVSLSPYEVNGTTYFAAVMISNTGADAKGWWWYYGATPAQIGTVLQQNNARLVDLESYATSAGTRYAAVMISNTGADAKGWWWYYGITGSQISSYLSQNNGFLTHIQPADASGSTFNVIMEQNPGIAWWWYYGASSSRLADALSQNGARLLDVKTYSSGGVRKFAAIMVNNSNAATTRIGELMRDGTDGDTGHYVKQVGGSVQASLQGNLVFEPASTIKALIGLHAMREVDAGRASLNQLVNIYAPSSGSCPTSTITGTETLGNAIYNMLEFSDNQRTRAVIDAFGFAPINQTADAVGMASTQLNHYPGCGGPVANALTLADAGRMYEGIANGTLLSAASRTALYQRMPEQAGDFTGIRGALRTLVDEEGTKLGLSTTALTQYKSRLISHYKAGNYTLCGSGSCLEHISVAGVAEVPRCSLGVTSTQNYVWGIFISGASNKTAAGNTFHSAKVEPLREPIRAALSNWSTCYP, encoded by the coding sequence ATGTTCAACCTGCGTTCCCGTTTGCTGTCCGCGCTGACCCTGGCCAGCGTGACCTTCTCCACCGCGTGTGGCCCCGCCGAGCCCACCACCGACACCGACGCCCCCGCCGAGGGGCTGGCCTGGCGCGAGGACGCCGCGCTCGCCGAGAGCCTCAACACCACGCCCACCGCGGCGTGGTGGTACTACGGGCAGACCCCCGAGCAGCTCTCCGCGCTGGTGAGCGCCAATGACGCTCGCATCATCAGTCTCCAGGTGGAGCAGGCCTCGCCGCTGCGCTTCACCGTGTCCCTGGTGAAGAACACCGGCACCCACGCCAAGGGCTGGTGGTGGTACTACGGGCTGACGGCCAGCCAGCTCTCCTCGTACCTCAGCACCAACAACGCCCGCATCGTCAGCCTGTCTCCCTATGAGGTGAACGGGACGACGTACTTCGCGGCGGTGATGATCAGCAACACCGGCGCCGACGCCAAGGGCTGGTGGTGGTACTACGGCGCCACCCCGGCGCAGATTGGCACCGTACTCCAGCAGAACAACGCGCGGCTGGTGGACCTCGAGAGCTACGCCACCAGCGCCGGCACGCGCTACGCGGCGGTGATGATCAGCAACACCGGCGCCGACGCCAAGGGCTGGTGGTGGTACTACGGCATCACCGGCAGCCAGATCTCCAGCTACCTGTCGCAGAACAACGGGTTCTTGACCCACATCCAACCCGCGGATGCGAGCGGCTCCACGTTCAACGTCATCATGGAGCAGAACCCGGGCATCGCCTGGTGGTGGTACTACGGCGCCTCCTCGTCGCGGCTCGCGGATGCCCTGTCGCAGAACGGCGCGCGGCTGCTGGACGTGAAGACGTACTCGTCGGGCGGCGTGCGCAAGTTCGCGGCCATCATGGTCAACAACTCGAACGCGGCCACCACGCGCATCGGCGAGCTGATGCGCGACGGGACGGATGGCGACACGGGCCACTACGTCAAGCAGGTGGGCGGCTCCGTGCAGGCGTCCCTCCAGGGCAACCTCGTCTTCGAGCCCGCCAGCACCATCAAGGCGCTCATCGGCCTGCACGCCATGCGCGAGGTCGACGCCGGCCGTGCCAGCCTGAACCAGCTCGTCAACATCTACGCACCGTCGTCCGGAAGCTGCCCCACCAGCACCATCACCGGCACGGAGACGCTGGGCAACGCCATCTACAACATGCTCGAGTTCTCCGACAACCAGCGCACCCGGGCGGTGATCGACGCCTTCGGCTTCGCGCCCATCAACCAGACAGCCGACGCCGTGGGCATGGCCTCCACCCAGCTCAACCACTACCCGGGCTGCGGTGGCCCGGTGGCCAACGCGCTCACGCTCGCGGACGCCGGCCGCATGTACGAGGGCATCGCCAACGGCACGCTGCTGTCCGCCGCCAGCCGCACCGCCCTGTACCAGCGCATGCCCGAGCAGGCCGGTGACTTCACCGGCATCCGTGGCGCGTTGAGGACGCTGGTGGACGAGGAGGGCACGAAGCTCGGGCTGAGCACCACCGCCCTCACCCAGTACAAGAGCCGCCTCATCTCCCACTACAAGGCGGGCAACTACACGCTGTGCGGCAGCGGCTCGTGCCTGGAACACATCTCGGTGGCCGGTGTGGCGGAGGTCCCCCGCTGCTCGCTCGGTGTGACGTCTACACAGAACTACGTGTGGGGAATCTTCATCTCCGGAGCCAGCAACAAGACCGCGGCGGGCAATACCTTCCATTCCGCCAAGGTCGAGCCCCTGCGTGAACCCATCCGCGCGGCCCTCTCCAACTGGAGCACCTGCTACCCGTAG
- a CDS encoding DUF4215 domain-containing protein, whose translation MVNTSRTPRLAVLLLATLFSSLVACGVYAPDRDGGTAPGNPDASTAADSGTPDADVGPIPNGPDASTPHDGGASDADGGPTPDDPDASTPHDGGASDADGGPTPDDPDASTPLDGGATTCGDGLKQTEEACDDGNTSSGDGCTATCDAVEPGWACELPGRPCTRLPVCGDGKVESPETCDDGNTTADDGCSATCTLEPGWSCPAAGRRCLAALCGDQIIAGDEECEDGNDLSGDGCGNQCRLESGYKCDTIGEPCVRTICGDQKVEGTEQCDDGNNDLGDGCSPLCMREPRCTNGTCQAVCGDGMLLPGDTTEECDDGNTRAHDGCSPACKLEEGFICQSIEQDPPDREELPIVYRDFRGYDLPASGSLPRGHVDFENANGAERGIVATLLGSDGKPVYAKTNGSSSTTHGKAAFDQWYRDVPNINMTLVQTLSLNRQPNGSYRFEDTSFFPFDSAGWVARGVEPVRRGGEGIAHNFSFTSETRYWFEYKGVEVLEFYGDDDVWVFINGRLALDLGGVHAAEAGSINLAQKAAELGLQRGRIYEVAVFQAERHTTGSSYRLTLNNFTTRRTQCELLCGNGVIDQGEQCDDGNNTSNDGCGATCLLEIR comes from the coding sequence ATGGTCAATACATCCAGAACACCGCGGCTCGCGGTCCTCTTGTTAGCGACGCTCTTCTCGTCACTCGTAGCCTGCGGGGTTTATGCACCGGACAGGGACGGCGGCACGGCTCCGGGCAACCCCGATGCCTCCACGGCGGCCGATAGCGGCACCCCGGATGCGGATGTCGGCCCGATCCCGAACGGCCCCGACGCCTCCACTCCCCACGATGGTGGCGCCTCGGACGCGGACGGCGGCCCGACCCCGGATGACCCCGATGCCTCCACTCCCCACGATGGTGGCGCCTCGGACGCGGACGGCGGCCCGACCCCGGACGACCCCGATGCCTCCACTCCCCTCGATGGTGGCGCCACCACGTGTGGTGACGGCCTGAAGCAAACCGAGGAGGCCTGTGACGACGGCAATACGTCGAGCGGTGACGGATGTACGGCGACCTGCGACGCGGTCGAGCCGGGATGGGCTTGCGAGCTTCCGGGCAGGCCCTGCACCCGACTGCCAGTGTGTGGCGACGGAAAGGTCGAGAGCCCCGAGACGTGCGACGACGGCAACACGACCGCCGACGACGGATGTTCCGCCACCTGCACCCTGGAGCCGGGTTGGAGCTGCCCCGCCGCTGGTAGGCGCTGCCTCGCCGCGCTGTGTGGTGATCAGATCATCGCCGGTGACGAGGAGTGCGAGGACGGCAATGACCTCTCGGGAGACGGCTGCGGCAACCAGTGCCGCCTCGAGTCCGGATACAAGTGTGACACCATCGGCGAGCCGTGCGTCCGCACCATTTGTGGCGACCAGAAAGTCGAGGGAACGGAGCAGTGCGACGATGGCAACAACGACCTGGGTGACGGGTGCTCCCCCCTGTGCATGCGCGAGCCCCGGTGCACCAACGGAACGTGCCAGGCGGTGTGCGGAGACGGCATGCTCCTTCCCGGCGATACCACCGAGGAGTGCGATGACGGCAACACCCGCGCCCACGACGGCTGCTCTCCGGCTTGCAAGCTCGAGGAGGGCTTCATCTGCCAGTCCATCGAGCAGGACCCTCCTGACAGGGAGGAACTCCCCATCGTCTACCGTGACTTCCGCGGCTACGATCTGCCGGCCAGCGGCAGCCTGCCGCGCGGCCATGTCGACTTCGAGAACGCCAACGGCGCGGAGAGGGGCATCGTGGCCACCCTCCTGGGCTCCGACGGCAAGCCCGTGTACGCGAAGACCAACGGATCCTCCTCCACCACCCACGGCAAGGCCGCGTTCGATCAATGGTACCGGGACGTGCCGAACATCAACATGACGCTGGTCCAGACGCTCTCCCTGAATCGCCAGCCGAACGGTTCATACCGGTTCGAGGACACGAGCTTCTTCCCGTTCGACAGCGCCGGTTGGGTCGCCCGTGGCGTGGAACCCGTGCGCCGTGGGGGCGAGGGAATCGCTCACAACTTCAGCTTCACGAGCGAGACGCGCTACTGGTTCGAATACAAGGGCGTCGAGGTGCTCGAGTTCTACGGCGACGATGATGTGTGGGTATTCATCAACGGCCGGTTGGCCCTCGACCTCGGTGGCGTGCATGCGGCGGAAGCGGGCAGCATCAATCTCGCGCAGAAGGCCGCCGAGCTGGGCCTGCAGCGGGGGCGCATCTACGAGGTCGCGGTGTTCCAGGCCGAGCGTCACACCACGGGGTCCTCGTACCGGCTCACGCTCAACAACTTCACCACGCGCCGCACCCAGTGCGAGCTCCTGTGCGGCAACGGCGTCATCGACCAAGGAGAGCAATGTGATGATGGCAACAACACCTCCAACGACGGCTGCGGTGCCACCTGTCTGCTGGAAATAAGATGA
- a CDS encoding CBM96 family carbohydrate-binding protein: protein MAALLLSACDPEASLQEPRASTQDAQVLDALASCPEDFVLNGAQCTRVSYTQTLEPVADAYVSSSAPGTNYGSSGELIVDRSFNETFLRFDLSSLPPNVRVKSVKLSATAYTGFAWGGDGSVYTYFVPDDSWAENTVTWNTKPAVSGDALGSWWLWYNDNIGDQVGSNSSSALIPVVQAELSGDRQISLRLNSPGYRTNYRSREYTNASQRPKLQVTYDWVTTLEPVADAYVSSSFPTANYGSSGELIVDRSFNETFLRFDLSSLPASAKATATTLSATAYTGFAQGGDGNVYTYFVPDDSWAENTVTWNTRPAVSGDALGSWWLWYDGTANDQVGSNSSPALLSAVQGELARDRKVSLRLNSPGYRTNYRSREYANANQRPKLQIAYIIPAAVTLTPSADAYVSSSAPDSNYGSSSELIVDRSFNETFLRFDLNGLPSNVRIKSVKLSATAYTGYAWGGDGSVYTYFVSDDAWGENTLTWNTKPAVLGNALGSWWLWYNDNIGDQVGSNSSPDLIPVAQAELSGDHQISFRLNSWGYRTNYRSREYTNANQRPQLELVLE, encoded by the coding sequence ATGGCCGCGCTGCTGCTGTCCGCTTGCGATCCCGAAGCTTCCCTCCAGGAGCCGCGGGCCAGCACCCAGGACGCGCAGGTGCTCGACGCACTGGCCTCGTGCCCGGAGGATTTCGTGCTCAATGGGGCGCAGTGCACGCGCGTCTCCTATACCCAGACCTTGGAGCCCGTCGCCGACGCCTATGTCTCCTCGAGCGCCCCGGGCACCAATTATGGCTCGAGCGGCGAGCTCATCGTCGACCGTTCCTTCAACGAGACCTTCCTGCGCTTCGACCTGAGCAGCCTGCCACCGAACGTCCGGGTCAAGTCGGTCAAGCTGAGCGCCACGGCGTACACCGGCTTTGCGTGGGGAGGAGACGGCAGCGTCTACACCTACTTCGTCCCGGATGACTCCTGGGCCGAGAACACCGTCACCTGGAACACGAAGCCCGCCGTATCGGGGGATGCGCTCGGCTCCTGGTGGCTCTGGTACAACGACAACATCGGTGACCAGGTCGGCTCCAACTCCAGCTCGGCCCTCATCCCGGTCGTGCAGGCGGAGCTCTCGGGGGACCGCCAGATCAGCCTCCGCCTGAACTCCCCGGGCTATCGCACCAACTACCGCTCGCGCGAGTACACCAACGCCAGCCAGCGTCCCAAGCTCCAGGTCACCTATGACTGGGTCACGACCCTGGAGCCGGTCGCCGACGCCTACGTTTCCTCGAGCTTCCCGACCGCCAACTACGGCTCGAGCGGCGAGCTCATCGTCGACCGTTCCTTCAACGAGACCTTCCTGCGCTTCGACCTGAGCAGCCTGCCGGCCAGCGCGAAGGCCACCGCGACCACGCTCTCCGCCACGGCGTACACCGGCTTTGCGCAGGGAGGGGACGGCAACGTCTACACCTACTTCGTCCCGGATGACTCCTGGGCCGAGAACACCGTCACCTGGAACACCAGGCCCGCCGTATCGGGGGATGCACTCGGCTCCTGGTGGCTCTGGTACGACGGCACCGCCAACGACCAGGTCGGCTCCAACTCCAGCCCGGCCCTTCTCTCTGCCGTGCAGGGGGAACTCGCGAGGGACCGCAAGGTCAGCCTCCGCCTGAACTCCCCGGGCTATCGCACCAACTACCGCTCGCGCGAGTACGCCAACGCCAATCAGCGTCCCAAACTCCAGATTGCCTACATCATTCCCGCGGCCGTGACGCTCACGCCCAGCGCGGATGCCTACGTCTCCTCGAGCGCCCCGGACTCCAATTACGGCTCGAGCAGCGAGCTCATCGTCGACCGTTCCTTCAACGAGACCTTCCTGCGCTTCGATCTGAACGGCCTGCCGTCGAACGTCCGGATCAAGTCGGTCAAGCTGAGCGCCACGGCGTACACCGGCTATGCGTGGGGAGGAGACGGCAGCGTCTACACCTACTTCGTCTCGGATGACGCCTGGGGTGAGAACACCCTCACCTGGAACACGAAGCCCGCCGTGCTGGGCAACGCGCTCGGCTCCTGGTGGCTCTGGTACAACGACAACATCGGTGACCAGGTCGGCTCCAACTCCAGCCCGGACCTCATCCCGGTCGCGCAGGCGGAACTCTCGGGGGACCACCAGATCAGCTTCCGCCTGAACTCCTGGGGCTATCGCACCAACTACCGCTCGCGCGAGTACACCAACGCCAACCAGCGTCCCCAGTTGGAGCTCGTGCTCGAGTAG